From the Lolium rigidum isolate FL_2022 chromosome 2, APGP_CSIRO_Lrig_0.1, whole genome shotgun sequence genome, one window contains:
- the LOC124690782 gene encoding alpha-amylase inhibitor BMAI-1-like, whose translation MASKVDIFTVLLPLLMLLATLCMADDHGTVSKSNSPGEWCWAGMGYPVYPFPRCRALVKRQCVGAQVDESLREDCCRQLAAVDEWCTCPALDWMRTGMYKELGIADADGTTDMELFPRCQKRVMDRAVASLPAFCKQFIPVGSGGVCYWLSYYQPH comes from the coding sequence ATGGCATCTAAGGTGGACATCTTCACGGTGCTCCTCCCCTTGCTCATGTTATTGGCAACATTGTGCATGGCAGATGATCATGGCACTGTGTCTAAGTCTAACTCACCCGGAGAATGGTGCTGGGCGGGGATGGGCTACCCGGTGTACCCGTTCCCACGTTGCAGAGCGCTGGTCAAGCGTCAGTGCGTCGGCGCCCAGGTCGACGAGAGCCTCCGGGAGGACTGTTGTCGGcagctcgccgccgtcgacgaaTGGTGCACATGCCCGGCGCTCGACTGGATGCGGACCGGCATGTACAAGGAGCTGGGCATCGCCGACGCCGATGGGACGACAGACATGGAGTTGTTCCCGAGGTGCCAGAAGAGGGTGATGGACCGCGCCGTGGCGAGCCTCCCGGCGTTTTGCAAGCAGTTCATCCCTGTCGGATCAGGCGGTGTCTGCTACTGGCTCTCGTACTATCAACCTCACTAG
- the LOC124690783 gene encoding putative D-cysteine desulfhydrase 1, mitochondrial yields MDMEMPPTGAVPMSSTGLHKRIVSVTVCSPLAAARRRSSDVAAGMSGVSAAAQIGDFLAKKPYTPPSWASHLSLAPSHTFSLGVFPTPIHKWNLPNLPEGTEVWIKRDDLSGMQLSGNKVRKLEFLLSEAVAQGADCVITVGGIQSSHCRATAVAAKYLNLDCYLILSTSKHLVDKDPGLVGNLLVARVLGAHIDLVSEEEYGKIGSVALADLLKKRLVEEGRKPYVIPVGGSNSLGTWGYVEAVREIEQQIQLSGDVQFDDIVVACGSGGTIAGIALGSKLSSLKAKVHAFSVCDDPQYAYDCLQGLIDGLQSGLDSRDIVTIEDAKGLGYAMNTTEELKFVKDIAVATGIVLGPVNSGKGVYGLLKDMSSNPAKWQGRKVLFIHTGGLLALYDKVDQLSSLAGDWRRMDLEEPREDGTGKMF; encoded by the exons ATGGACATGGAGATGCCACCAACCGGAGCAGTACCTATGAGCAGTACCGGGCTTCATAAGCGCATCGTCTCTGT CACAGTCTGCTCCCCCCTCGCCGCTGCCCGCCGTCGAAGCTCGGACGTCGCCGCCGGCATGTCAGGTGTCTCCGCCGCAGCACAGATCGGTGACTTCCTCGCCAAGAAGCCCTACACGCCACCGTCCTGGGCCTCGCACCTCTCCCTCGCCCCCTCTCACACCTTCTCCCTCGGCGTC TTCCCAACCCCGATTCACAAGTGGAACCTGCCCAATCTGCCGGAAGGCACGGAAGTATGGATCAAG CGGGACGACCTGTCCGGCATGCAGCTGAGCGGCAACAAGGTCCGGAAGCTCGAGTTTCTGCTGTCAGAAGCCGTCGCGCAGGGTGCTGACTGCGTTATCACTGTCGGTGGTATCCAGAGCAGCCATTGCCGTGCGACGGCAGTGGCCGCCAAGTATCTCAATCTTGACTGCTACCTGATATTGAGTACTTCCAAG CATCTTGTAGATAAGGACCCTGGTTTGGTTGGAAATCTCCTTGTGGCGAGAGTGCTGGGAGCGCACATTGATCTTGTTTCAGAAGAAGAATATGGGAAAATTGGCAGTGTG GCTTTAGCTGACTTGCTCAAGAAGAGGCTTGTGGAAGAAGGACGGAAGCCATACGTGATTCCTGTTGGTGGATCCAACTCACTTGGAACTTG GGGATATGTTGAAGCTGTAAGGGAAATTGAGCAGCAAATTCAGTTATCTGGTGATGTTCAGTTCGATGATATCGTTGTTGCCTGTGGCAG TGGCGGAACCATTGCTGGTATTGCTTTAGGATCGAAATTGAGTAGCCTCAAAGCAAAA GTCCATGCTTTCTCTGTTTGTGATGACCCTCAATACGCCTATGACTGTCTTCAAGGCCTAATTGATGGACTTCAATCAGGCTTGGATTCACGTGATATAGTCACCATTGAAGAT GCTAAGGGCTTAGGTTATGCGATGAACACCACTGAGGAGCTTAAGTTTGTTAAAGATATAGCAGTAGCAACAGGCATTGTGCTTGGTCCAGTCAACAG TGGGAAGGGAGTATATGGACTGCTGAAAGACATGTCTAGCAATCCAGCCAAGTGGCAAGGGCGAAAAGTACTCTTTATCCATACAGGTGGTCTTCTTGCGTTGTATGATAAGGTTGATCAGCTGTCATCTTTGGCTGGGGATTGGCGTAGAATGGATCTTGAAGAACCACGCGAAGATGGCACTGGCAAGATGTTCTGA